One Pseudobutyrivibrio xylanivorans genomic window, AAATAATGTTAGAAAGTGTAAGTCTATCAGTAAAGTTTCCCTTACCAGTTACAGCTGTCTGGATAGTGTCCGAGATACTTGGTCCAATATCGTAGGTTACAGGCTCATAATCTCTGCTAACAGACACATCATTGCCGTTAGCATCCTTTTCTATATTAAGTGCATAGCTAAAGGCTACTCCTCCACCATTATAGAATTTGAGCTCTGGTGTAATAGTCTGTACGTTTCCGGTATATGGATGTCGCACTGTACCGGTTGAAATAATACCTATAGTAGAATCTAAATTATCTTGGCTGCCCAGCACTTTTATAGACTGAGGGTAAATATCAAAGTAGAATTCAGCCTTGCCATAGTAGCCTGATGTACCAGCATCAGCATCAATTTTAACGTGTACAGTATTGAAATTAGTGCCAGTCTCATCACCAGCTTGTCTTGAACGATAATCGCTGAACTCTGTGGACATTTCTATGGTGTAATCATATACAGTCAATCCACCAGACTTTGCTGTCAAAAGTGTAAGTGTACTGTCTGCCAATTTTCCATACAATCTTATTCTAGGTGCCTCATTATTACCGCGCCAATTTACAATGTCAGTAAGAGGGGTCTCCTCTGTACCATGATTCTCACTCAGACTCAAAAGTGATGTATTTGTTGATTTTTTCAACATCTCGTCTGATTCCAAGTGTGGTCCAACAATTGTAACGATGGCGCTAGAAATATCCTGGCCTATCTGGTAGGTCAGTTCTCTTGCTCCACCATAATTTCCTCGACCTGTTACTTTAACCCTTTGTGTTCCTGCAGATTTTTTGTCATCGAGATAAGTGATATAGTAATCCCCTGTGGTTCCTGCTGCTTCACCTGCTGTAAGAGTCTTTCCATCTATCTTAATTACAAGATTACTAAGTAATTTTTCTGAACCATTCCATTGCTTTTCAAAATTATCATCCTCTGTAGGATCAAATTTTATGCTTGTGTTATCAGTAGAAATATCAATCGGGGAAACATTCAGATAAATCTCTGCATTGTTGTTCTTGTAACTTCCCTGACCATAAATAATCAACTTAGGTGATTCATTACGTCCTGATTCAGATGTGATATCGCAATTCTTTGCATTTATAACATTTACATAGGCATACCTGTAGTCCTTACCAAATTCAAGTTTCTTATTGTTTCCGTCTACATATACGCCAACACTACCGTCAAAGGCTGTGCCAGAATAAGTGATAGGCACATTACAGGTATAGTATCTGGTAATAGTGCCATCCTCTGCAGTGGACTCATATTCTCCAGAAATCTTTACCTTTTCCGCCTTATAATCCGACTTAATTGTAATCTTAGAGAACTCAGATTTATCACTGGTAATAGTAAAGTTTAGGACTACTGTACCCTTCAGATTGTTTGAACCCTTTACTGTTACGCTAGCTGTACCAACAGAAAGATTGTCAGCATAATCGATGGTATAGTTAACCTTAGTAGAGTCAGTCGCATCAACTCTGTTAATCTCTTTTCCATTGACCTTAACTGTAACGGTTGGCTCCTGTGAACTTCCATTGTACACAACACTATCCTTATCAAGTGTTACATATGCTTTTCCGGTATCTGTTTTTGAAAGCTCTGCTGGGTTAATTGTAAATTTGTAATTTCCACTACTGAGTTTCCCCTTAAAGTTTCCAGTTCCCTCAATATAGAATGTAGCTGTTCCAGCATTTGTATTGTCTTCACAGGTAAGTGTATAATCTGTGCCTCTCTTGAGGATATTTCCATCATAGGTAACTTTCACATCATAGGAATCACTTGTAGCTTCCTTAGGATTGCTTGCCTTTGGCTCAGCTGTAACCATATCAATAGCTGATCCCCTATAAGTCTTAGCAGTAACCTTAGAAATATCAACCATATTTGTAGTCAGAGATCTCTGAACTACCTTATATGTGGCTGTAACTGGCAACTTTCCTTTGAATGCGCCAGTTGCTGTTGGGGTAATTGTAATAACCTTCGTTCCCACATTTGCTGTTGCATCTCCGCTTTCCCCTTCATCAGATACTGATACAGTATAATCCTTGGCTGCTCCTTCTTCGTATATTGTTCCATCCATATATACGATGATATTAGGAGATGTTGCCACACCGTTATAAATCTTTTCGTATGGAATTACATAATTATTTTCCTTAGTTCCATCGTAAGAGCTATTACCAACCTGTATACGAACTATCAGGTTGTAGTCATAGTCTGCAACAATCTTATACTGGGCACTTATCTGCGTCTTTGCATCAAAATTAGTTCCTGCTCCTTTTACCACAAGTGTAGGAATATTTGTTGTGCCCGTTACATTTTTCGTATCACCTGTATAGGTCACATCATATTCAGATGTACTTAATTCCTTTGTACCAAACTTAACAGTAAAATGTGTACCTTTTTCTGGCTTCTTATCATTCCCATCATATGAGAACTCATTGCCATTAGTCCAAACTATCTCAGCCTTACTGATATCTGCTTTTAATACCCAGAAATCAACAGAGAACTTTGCACCTGCCAGTCCACCAACATTGCTGTTAACAGTGAACGTAAGGGTTTTCTCTCCTGCGGTTACATTGCTCTTTGTTGAGCCTCCCTTATCTGTTATAAGATAGGTTGCATTGCTCTTGTTAATAAAGTCTATTGTGTTTCCTTCAGAATCCTTGAATACAACATCAGTGCTCCAGTCATCTGAAAGACCTATCTCCTCACCAGTATAATAGCAAGCATTTAGCTTAGAATTATCGGTCAGTTCAACTGTAATACCCACCTCTGCTTCTGATGTTGTTGTCTTCGTCCATCTTACAGCCTCTGTTTGTCCTTCAGAATTAACCGGATTCGTAAAGTTTCCTTTACCTACCAAATCAACTACATAAACTTTTCCATTAATGCTTGTGTCTGTTGACACAATGCTAGCGGTAAAATCTGTTCCAAACTTAGGTCTTGTCTTTGCAGTGTATTCAGTATTATCAGGATCAACATTATCTATTGCTGTGACCGCTCCATTAGCCACAGTTAGCGTAGTATCATTTGTAAATGCACTTGCCTTTAACTCAATCGGATTAATTGTAAAGTATCTGTTAAAGGTAAATGTCTTTTCTTCAACGGTATATGAAATAAGCGCCTGCGCCTCTGTTGTAACATTAAGATTGTTACCAAATGTATGCTTTACTTCAACTTCATTGCCATCACTGGCTGTAGATCCTACATATCCTCTTACAGTCGGAGACTGTTCAACACCAGAATAAGGTGCTTTATACGGTGCCTGTGAATCATCTGGATCCACACCACCAATTGTAAACTGAATAGCCTTGATATCTATTGCCTTTGTTGAAGTTGTGCTGGAATTCTGATACCTAGCTGTTACTGTAGCTATTCCACCTGCCTTAACCTTAAATGCACCCGTGGATGCATTTACCTCTATGACATTTGAATCGCTGGAGGTCCAAGTAATATTTCGGTCTGCTGCAGTATTAGACAGCGTAGCCTTAAATGTTCCGCTATCACCCTTGCTATAGAGATATTTATCTGCTGTAGGATCAAGCTTATAAGGATTCAATCCAGAGCCTGCTCCTAATGCACTTGATGGGTCTGGACCACTGATTGATGTAATTGTATATGTATCACTTGCTGTAGCAGAAAGCTCGATATTGGAATCTGTCTCAATAAAGATACCAGCCTGCTGTTGTTCCCATGTTCCAGACTTAACATATGATTCTATAGTACCTGTACCATAACCAATATTCACATATCCGCTAGGTGTTGCCATTGGTATAACTACTACCGAATATGTATTGCCATATGTTACAAATCTATCCTGTCCACTTATACCACTTAGCGGGATTTCAATGTCCATCCAACCTATTGTGTCGGCATTAACTACATAAATATCCCCTGTCGTAGCCACAGCTGTTCCTGAATCCAAAACACTTGCATCAGTAAGATTCTTGTATGTTGTCGCACTGAATGTATATTGACCTACCATATCAACATAAAGCTTAAATCTAGCAGAATTAACCTTTAAGTATGGCTTGTCCGCATTAGTGTTATTGACCTTTGCATATCCAAATCCATCAATCATGGTTGGATAAAGAATTAAGAAGCTGCCTGGTGCTACTGTACCTGTTCCATAAATTGTAAAGTGGTCAGCTTCAAAATAAACATCCTCACCTACTACATCCTTCTCAACTTCTGTAACTGTATTATCATCTTCCAGTCTAAATACCGTTACATCCTCTTCGTTTGTTGCCTGAAGTTCATCAACACCCTTAAAACTAACTTGTACGCTCTCTCCATTGTCATTTGGTTGGTATTTGTTTCCACTAGCGTCCCAAATATCAATATCAAAGGCCTCGTATGCTATAAAGGTCTCATCCTCAAGGTTTCTATTAACTAAGTTTTCAAAGGATTTAGGGGATACTCTGTAAATTGTAACGGTCGAATGAGAAGGCATATTTCCAGCTACAGTAACAGTTGTGCTTCCAAATGTCTTGGAATAAGACTGATACTCAAGCTCCATATTTGGAGCACCACAGTATTTGCACAGACCATCATCACCATAGTCGCATGCTTCTCGTTCCTCTTCCTCACACCTTTCGCATCTCTTCATATGAGTACCATCACCATTTGCAATGTACTCCCACTGATGCTCGCACTCTTCCTCTTTTTCCTTATCTTCCTCTAGATCTTCCTTATCCTTTTCTTCCTCGTCCTTATTCTCCTCTGATTCTATTTCTTCTGTATCCTTCTCCTTATCTATATCCTCTTCATCTATTGTGGTAGTTTCTTCATCCTCTTTTATCTCTTCTTCGCCAGTTTCTGAATTATCAGTATCAACTGCTGCATCTTCTTTATTCTCTTCGCTTGTCTCATCTGTTTCATCTATGTATTCTGGGGAATCTGTTGCCTGAGCATCACCTGAAGACACCTGTGTTTCCTGGGTGTCTGTTGTATTATCTATATCTTCAATATTTTCTTCGCCTTCTTCGAGATATTCCTCGTCAGCCAGGTTATCTTCCTCAAGCTCATCATCAAACTGTATATGAGCTTCCTCAACCTGACCACATCTATCGCAGTATCCGTCTCCCTCACCAATTGGCTGAAGCACGTTTGCTGCATAGGTCTGCTCATCCACAAACTCTGGACATCGATTCTCTTCTGTGGCTATTACAAACACATCATTTCCAACAGTAGTTCCTATCAAGAACACTGTCAAAAAGAACGCCACTAATCTTTTGATTGCATTCAGGTTTTCTCTCATAGGCCAATTCCCCTTTTACAGTAATCCCCATTAACTGTAACTTTCCCTATTTTTGTAGCCCTACACTATTTTTGCATACCAAAAGTAAGCACAAGTATAGTGCTACAATTTATTTATCGGCTCTAATTATTATTAATTTTATAATGCTTAGGGGTATTAATTATGAAATAACTGTGAAAAGAATATGTTACTGTTGATAGTAACATTAATAAAAACCTGCTAACAAAAATCAAGCAGGAATTTCAAATATACTTTTTAAATAATTAATTGCATCACAATAAGGCTGGCGGTAGACCAGCCTTTAACTATATTTTTCTATTTATACACTTCACTTACTCTTGCATAATATATCCTTAAAAACTTGTTTAAACCTGCTATTTTTGCATGTTTCTTTGTTTTACCTTCAGCTTCCTTTTTCAGGATGTAATTGTATACAGCATTATCCTCTGGTTCAGGGTGACTCTTCAACACTCGCATAACTTCATACCCTACTTTTCGTAGCGTTGATGAACCTCTTTTCGTTATGCGCCGGTTTGAACCTACAAATTGTCCTGATTCATATGGAGGAGGATCTATTCCCGCAACAGCAATAAGGGCTTTTGCGCTATGAAGTTTTCTTATATCTCCAATTTCAGCAATCAACTTAGGTGCCAATACATCACCAACCCCACCCATTGCTCTAACAGTAGAATATTCAGGTAAACTCTTAGCAAGTTCCTTCATTCGTGTTAGAATTGTATTGAGGGTATCATCAATTGCTCTCAACACAGATATAGCTTCTTGTACTAACATTTTTGTAGATGGAGTACTTGAAGATAACGTAGGAATACCATTAGATGCCAATTCATATATTTCTTCAGCTTTTGATTGGCTCTTTTGGTATTTCTTTTCTTTAGCCCACTCACAATAGGCCACCACAAAATCATCACGACTCATTCCGATAATCAGGTCATAATGCCAGAAGCGTTCTACAAAATCACTAAGTTTATCTTTATTATTCTTTTCATCCCAACTATTAAATTTAGTTTTTAAGCCTGGCATTGTGTAATCTAACATATGAGTTAATTCTTGAAGCGCTTTAATGTGTAGTTCCATATAGAATCTGTAACGTCTCCCAAGCAACTTAAGCTCAGCATATATAGCCTCATCTTTGTCATAGTTTTGAAGCTTATACCATTTTTCAATACCATAGTTTGCTATGACAATTGAGTCCAATTTGTCTGTTTTAGCGCCACGAATGCTGTTATCTTTAGCATATTTTCTCATGGCATATGGATTTATTACCGACACAAAATATCCACGCTCAAGAAAATAAGTTAGCAATGGCAAATGGTATACACCTGTGGCTTCCATAACCAATCTTACTTCGCCATCCAGCTTCCTTAACATCTTCTCAAGTTCGCTGAGCTCACTTTCTGTATGCTGTACTTCAAACGGTTTTAATACAATTTCTCCGTATGGCTTCATAACGCATACAGTACTTTTACCTTTAGAAACATCAACACCTACGCTTATCATTCTAAACCTCCCTCTACATAAAATTTAGTAATTGTTCCAACCGCACTTATTACCATTCAGTTTAGTTGGTTACGCGGGTGTCGCTCCCTACCTGCCTAATCGAATGCTTATAATAAGGGGTTGGTTAACGGTTTTTATTGCGGATGATTAATCCAAAAAGCCCCACGTCAGACCAATTACTCCCCTTATTATAAAAAAATAAGTGCAGAAGTTAGAGTTAATTACTCTCTAACTACTACACTTTTATGGTACTAAAAGCCCCTAGCAGGGGCTTATAATTTTAAATGTATTATATTTCCACCAGACACTTATACAACAGCTCCTCGAAAGGTTCGTAATTCAATATCGAGCTCTCCTTGCTGGCCAGTATCATGTCATTTTTAGTTGTCTTAGAAAAATCTATATCGAAGTGATTACTGTTCTTACAGATATACTCGATAAATACTCGCTGGGCGCGTCCGTTACCCTCTCTGAATGGATGAATCATATTAATCTCACCAATCAGATAGGCCAGCTTCTTTGCCATCTCCTCTTTGTCCGTGACATCCAGTAGATAATTATTGGTAATAATCCAATCCTGCACCTTTTTAAATTCAATCTCAATAAACTGGGTTAGGCAGAAAATGGTGCCTTTAGAAATATCCACAGTGCGGATTTGACCTGCCCACTCATAGATATCCTGGAACATATACCTGTGAATTGCGCAAAGATGGTCTAATGAAAAATCTCCCGGAATTGGACGCTGGCTGATTTCAAAATAGCGGGCAGAAGAAAGCTCCTGTTCCACCTTGAAAAGCTCATCCTTATCCGTGATGTTAAGTTTGTTCTTTAGGACATGGGTGTGTGGATAACAGTACTGGCCATTATCCTCGTACTCATATCGATAATACTCATCCATCATAGGCTTAACCTACCGAAACATACCTAGATGTAATCTCTCGAACTACATCCTCAACATCGATTTTCTTTTCAATTATCATTCTCCCACGCTCAATCTCCTCTGGAGTGAGAATCATATCCTCCATCGCAAATGAAGCTTTGATGCTAGCGATTTTCTCGTCTGTAGACATTAGTCTCTCCTTATTTATCGTCGTAAACTTCATAAAACTGAACGCACTCCCCATCTTTCGTAACGCGTTACACCATATAACTATGTTTCATTATATCACATTTCGAATCCTAAAAAAACAGCTAGCCGGTAGACCTCAAGCTCTTGGTATTACTCAAGCGAAACATTCTACGTTGAGCGGAGTAATACCAAGGCTTGTAGGCGTAACCGGCTAGCGTGGTTATTTATGCATTTTGAATTTTTCCAGTATAAAGCTGGTAGTATTTACCGCCTTCACCTATGAGCTCCTCGTGTGAGCCTCTCTCAATAATGCGTCCCTGATCAAGAACCATGATACAGTCAGAGTTCCTAATGGTAGAAAGTCTGTGGGCGATTACAAATGTGGTACGACCATGCATCAGCTTATCCATACCATCCTGTACAATCTTCTCAGTACGTGTATCGATAGATGATGTAGCCTCATCAAGGATAAGCACTGGTGGATCTGCGATTGCAGCTCTTGCGATGGCAAGCAGCTGTCGCTGTCCCTGTGAAAGGTTTCCACCATCTCCACTGATTACTGTGTCGTATCCCTGTGGTAGTCGGTGAATGAAGCTGTCTGCATTAGCAAGCTTTGCTGCTGCAATTACCTCTTCATCAGTGGCATCCAGCTTACC contains:
- a CDS encoding Fic/DOC family protein; translation: MMDEYYRYEYEDNGQYCYPHTHVLKNKLNITDKDELFKVEQELSSARYFEISQRPIPGDFSLDHLCAIHRYMFQDIYEWAGQIRTVDISKGTIFCLTQFIEIEFKKVQDWIITNNYLLDVTDKEEMAKKLAYLIGEINMIHPFREGNGRAQRVFIEYICKNSNHFDIDFSKTTKNDMILASKESSILNYEPFEELLYKCLVEI
- a CDS encoding antitoxin VbhA family protein, yielding MSTDEKIASIKASFAMEDMILTPEEIERGRMIIEKKIDVEDVVREITSRYVSVG
- a CDS encoding IS110 family transposase — encoded protein: MISVGVDVSKGKSTVCVMKPYGEIVLKPFEVQHTESELSELEKMLRKLDGEVRLVMEATGVYHLPLLTYFLERGYFVSVINPYAMRKYAKDNSIRGAKTDKLDSIVIANYGIEKWYKLQNYDKDEAIYAELKLLGRRYRFYMELHIKALQELTHMLDYTMPGLKTKFNSWDEKNNKDKLSDFVERFWHYDLIIGMSRDDFVVAYCEWAKEKKYQKSQSKAEEIYELASNGIPTLSSSTPSTKMLVQEAISVLRAIDDTLNTILTRMKELAKSLPEYSTVRAMGGVGDVLAPKLIAEIGDIRKLHSAKALIAVAGIDPPPYESGQFVGSNRRITKRGSSTLRKVGYEVMRVLKSHPEPEDNAVYNYILKKEAEGKTKKHAKIAGLNKFLRIYYARVSEVYK